A stretch of Eubalaena glacialis isolate mEubGla1 chromosome 10, mEubGla1.1.hap2.+ XY, whole genome shotgun sequence DNA encodes these proteins:
- the LOC133098594 gene encoding olfactory receptor 2D3: protein MGEENHTFVAEFIFLGLSQDLQTQILLFILFLIIYLLTVLGNLLITILIFMDSRLHTPMYFFLRNLSFTDLCFSTSIVPQVLVHFLVKRKTISFFGCMTQIIVFLLVGGTECALLAVMSYDRYVAVCKPLHYSTIMTQQVCLQLAIGSWASGALVSLVDTTFTFQLPYQGQNIINHYFCEPPALLKLASADTYSTEMAIFAMGVVILLAPVSLILVSYWNIISTVIQMQSGEGRLKAFSTCGSHLIVVVLFYGSGIFTYMWPNSKTTEEWDKMISVFYTVVTPMLNPIIYSLRNKDVKGTLRKLTGRKSSSQRQ, encoded by the coding sequence ATGGGAGAAGAAAACCACACTTTTGTGGCTGAGTTTATCTTCCTTGGCCTTTCACAGGACTTGCAGACCCAGATCCtgctgtttattctttttcttatcatttaTCTGTTGACTGTGCTTGGAAACCTGCTCATCACTATTCTCATCTTCATGGATTCTCGACTTCACACCCCCATGTACTTTTTTCTTAGAAATCTCTCTTTCACAGATCTCTGTTTCTCTACTAGTATTGTCCCTCAAGTGTTGGTCCACTTCCTGGTAAAGAGgaaaactatttctttttttgggtGTATGACACAGATCATTGTTTTCCTTCTGGTTGGGGGCACAGAATGCGCACTGCTGGCAGTGATGTCCTATGACCGGTatgtggctgtctgcaagccccTGCACTACTCCACCATCATGACCCAACAAGTGTGTCTCCAGTTGGCCATAGGGTCCTGGGCCAGTGGCGCACTAGTGTCTCTGGTAGATACCACCTTTACTTTCCAACTTCCCTATCAAGGACAGAACATTATCAATCACTACTTTTGTGAACCCCCTGCCCTCCTGAAGCTGGCTTCAGCAGATACTTACAGCACAGAAATGGCCATCTTTGCAATGGGTGTGGTCATCCTCTTAGCTCCTGTCTCCCTGATCCTTGTCTCCTACTGGAATATCATCTCCACTGTGATCCAGATGCagtctggggaggggaggctcaAGGCTTTCTCTACCTGTGGCTCCCATCTCATTGTTGTTGTCCTCTTTTATGGATCAGGAATATTTACCTACATGTGGCCAAATTCCAAGACCACAGAAGAATGGGATAAAATGATATCTGTGTTCTATACAGTGGTGACTCCAATGTTGAACCCCATAATTTATAGCCTGAGAAACAAGGATGTCAAAGGAACTCTCAGGAAACTGACTGGAAGAAAGTCCTCTTCTCAGAGACAGTGA